The stretch of DNA GATACACGTTGTCATGTTTTTAGTCTCGCTTCGTGATCTTCGAGATGTACGCTCTGCCGACGATCACCCCGAGGTACGACGCTGCGGTGACGGCAAGCCCTGCAAGAAGGATGAGCCTGTCGGAGGTCGTGGACTGCACCGCGTAGACCCTCAGGCCGATGGTGTTCCAGTAGCTCTCGGTCCATACAGGGTCGACGGCACCCATGGGGTCAGAAGAGTTTGCCGGTAGAACGTGCCAGGCGTTGTCCTCGAACTTCAGCCTGGTTGAATAGGCAGGAACGTACCTAAACAAGCGACCAAAAGTACAGCAATTcagacaagcaaacaaaaaggaaacAACACCTTGACCAAATAAGAATGACATAAGGTTGAAACTAGACGATCGATGACTATCACAAGCAAGTAAAATGAGAGTAATTCCGTATCATGGCTTGTTCTTCCGTAGCAGCCGAGCATGATGCACAAAACTAGGTGCATTATAGACGCCTTACTTCATCAGTTTATAAGTTTTCGTGTAATGATCACTAAACTGCTAATGTATCAACACACAGCGCTGATTTGATTTCTACATAACGGAAGGGGCATGTGTGCCACAAAAGAAAATTTTACCTTGTTGTCGATACAACGCACAGGCCTCCACCCTCCACTTCTCCCCCTACGCATACTTCACTTTCGTTGTTGCACTTCCCAGTACAAGAGTTTGCGTTGACTGCCAAAGTTGAAGTTCTGTCTGCCAAGAAGTTCCATATGAACCGGGAGGTATCATCTGCATATATAGGAGACTGCGTGCTAGAAGGTGAGTCCTGGAAAACACCAACATAGTGACTCGGGCAGGCATTGCTTGGAGAAATGAAGCTCTTCGCGATGCCACAAGAAAGACCGGGATCACAGGTCAGTAGACATCCAATCAATTCTTCTACCAGTGTAACATTCACTTTTATAGTGTTCAGTGTCATGAGATCGACGGTCATATCACCAGTAGCAAGAATGTACAATGACCTCGCAACCAAAGCAGCAGCTGCTGCTATTGATGAGGAATTGATGTTTGCTGTGGGAAAAAAGAAAAACTTTACAGATTCATAACTACCTTTGGTGGGACAAATGGCCACATCTATGAACGGTCAACTTACCAGGGCTGTCCAAATGGCTGTGATAAAATCTATTGGAAAACTGGGAATCGAAGTCCTCTAACACAACTCCTGAAGTTGATGTATTCTGCACGGATGGGTCAACAGAAAACAGACTATGACACAATAGTCTTCAAAGAGAATAGCAAGGAAAAAAAAGATCAGATTTGGAAAGTTAAATTCCCAGGGTTTAATGAAACCAATGGCTATTACCTTTCTCATGAATGACATCAATGAAGATGGTGGTACACCAGGGTTTGATGAAGCTGCTGGTTTTACTTTGACATTATCAGAGCCAAGTGAATCACTGCCACTTTGGAGACCATCTAAAATCTTCTTTGAAATTGATGAATTCTGTACAAGCAGAAGATACATATGAACAAGATGGAACTTTTTTCTTATTGTTTCTAGtccccaaattcaaaaataaaacccCAATTACAGGTACAAGCACAGCTATCAATTGGACTCCCAGTGTGTTGTACTCAAGAAACAACAATTACTCTGACAGATCTCTTCACAGCTAAATATCTTCATAAAGTAATGTTTAAAAACATATTCAGTACAAATTTGACAAATATTGTTCAAACAATACAGTACAAGGATCACAGGCAAAAAAAGTCATGCACAACGACACCCCACGGATCTCATGTATCTCAAAAGAGGCATTCGTTTATCAAACATTTTAACAAGTACAAGATGAGTTTTTACCACTACACCACCACCATGAATCTAGAAAACCAGTTTGCATAATATGTCAAGAACAATTAGCAAGAAAAATATAGTTATAATCTCTATGGCCAATATGGTGAGCTAAAAATATCGCCATACTACCTAGCAATATATTAATTTGCGTCATGCGTGATTCAAAGAATCGTTACCCTTGAAGCATGTGCATAAAATAATGTATCTCCATGGCGTATGCCCTTGCCAACCGAACCAATCTCCAGTACCTGAATTATGTTCACAAACAGCTTGTTACAAAAATTAAGCATGATAGGTAGACAATTGTGAAATAACAGAAAGATATAGCAGTAATGCAGTATAGCACTCAAGAGACTTAAAAGTTAAAACATATAGTAAATCCATGAATGTAAATTCATTATATCCCATAAACAAAAATATGCAGAAATGCATGAAGAGTGAAAAAGATGTCTCTAGGAAAACTCATCTATATGGAAACATATAGACGATTCGCATATATCATAGTTTACATGAAAAAGATGTCCCTAGGAAAACTCGTCTATATAGAAACATATATCATAGTTTGATGATGCAATTGCTAGTGCCATCAAATCAGGTACTCACCTGCTCAATCATTGAGCTGTTAATGCCATTCACAGAATCATCACCTTCATCCAGTTCTTGTAAGAATTTTCTGCTACCAAGATAACCCCATGCTTCACCATCAAAAGCAGCAAATACAAGCTGCAATACATATGGGATGATGTTAGGAACAAGAACCATGATGGCTTAGGAGCCAATCACCAGTTCACCACAAATATGTCAAACACATTGAATCTACTGATTC from Triticum dicoccoides isolate Atlit2015 ecotype Zavitan chromosome 6A, WEW_v2.0, whole genome shotgun sequence encodes:
- the LOC119317805 gene encoding nicastrin-like; translated protein: MAAGSAAPLLAAVACTVLVLLAPAVSGDAATLESVPDLVKAMYVNIESFPCVRLLNLSGEIGCSNPGHGLVIAPIVRFKNSDDQLAQPSAVLLPLDQMPAFFLRVSNEPELYHKVAGVLVESNGDKLLELSPDRKFPQEDFAPYSNVSHDWNPAGSGIMWNRYDFPVFLLSEESTQTLRKIADKNEKSNNGYQANVAEFDLVMQTTKAETNGSESCLKEQSCLPLGGQSVWASLPPMSNASAEHQKPIIMVVASQDSASFFRDRSLGAASPISGLIALLTAVDALSHLHDLGKLKKQLVFAAFDGEAWGYLGSRKFLQELDEGDDSVNGINSSMIEQVLEIGSVGKGIRHGDTLFYAHASRNSSISKKILDGLQSGSDSLGSDNVKVKPAASSNPGVPPSSLMSFMRKNTSTSGVVLEDFDSQFSNRFYHSHLDSPANINSSSIAAAAALVARSLYILATGDMTVDLMTLNTIKVNVTLVEELIGCLLTCDPGLSCGIAKSFISPSNACPSHYVGVFQDSPSSTQSPIYADDTSRFIWNFLADRTSTLAVNANSCTGKCNNESEVCVGGEVEGGGLCVVSTTRYVPAYSTRLKFEDNAWHVLPANSSDPMGAVDPVWTESYWNTIGLRVYAVQSTTSDRLILLAGLAVTAASYLGVIVGRAYISKITKRD